The proteins below come from a single Thermotoga sp. KOL6 genomic window:
- a CDS encoding rhamnulokinase family protein, which translates to MKALAVDIGATNGKIYEVELRDELTVKELRRFRTGGTLLPGKDREHFFWDLPRFYEEIKNVLEFSRVQSIGVDTWGVDFGLLDERGRLVSLPYHYRDIRTKGIMNKVFEVVSKEEIYRETGIQFMEINTLYQLYSMILSKDPQLEVARHFLMIPDILNFWLSGEIVSEYTIATTSQCYSVPKKKWAFNLLGKLSIPLEIFPHVVSPGTVLGKCRMKKGVNVVATTCHDTASAVVAVPFEKEGIYISSGTWFVIGTELEDPLLTENVMKNNFTNEGGYKKIRFLKNTTGLWLLEECNKLWKKDYETIIRAAENAPKFQAFLDPDSQMFLYPGNMLRKMETYLRKTDQRIIEGIGEISRLIFESLAFNCRWIVEQVEELVGKEYDRIHVVGGAVRNELLMSFIASATGKIVIAGPIDATPIGNALVQFIATGKIEDLDEAREIVRRSFKLKTFEPRDTEEWDEKYEKWRKYKSNPEEVL; encoded by the coding sequence ATGAAGGCTCTCGCCGTGGACATCGGTGCCACGAACGGTAAGATTTATGAGGTGGAGTTAAGAGACGAATTAACCGTTAAAGAACTCAGAAGATTTCGAACGGGAGGAACATTATTGCCTGGGAAAGACAGAGAACATTTTTTTTGGGATCTTCCCAGATTTTATGAAGAAATAAAGAATGTCTTAGAATTCTCTAGAGTCCAGTCTATTGGGGTAGATACATGGGGAGTTGATTTTGGACTTCTCGATGAAAGAGGAAGACTCGTTTCACTTCCTTACCACTACAGAGATATTAGAACAAAAGGAATCATGAACAAGGTTTTCGAAGTTGTCTCGAAAGAAGAAATTTATAGAGAAACGGGGATACAGTTCATGGAAATAAACACGCTTTACCAGCTCTACTCGATGATACTTTCCAAAGATCCTCAACTGGAAGTAGCAAGACACTTTCTAATGATACCCGACATCCTCAATTTTTGGCTTTCCGGTGAGATAGTGAGTGAATACACTATTGCAACTACCTCTCAGTGTTACAGCGTTCCAAAGAAAAAGTGGGCGTTTAATCTCTTAGGTAAACTTTCTATTCCTTTAGAAATCTTTCCACACGTTGTTTCACCTGGAACCGTTCTTGGAAAGTGTAGGATGAAAAAGGGTGTAAATGTGGTTGCTACTACCTGCCATGACACCGCCTCAGCTGTTGTCGCTGTTCCTTTTGAAAAAGAGGGTATATACATCAGTTCTGGAACGTGGTTTGTTATAGGAACTGAGTTGGAAGATCCCCTTCTCACAGAAAACGTTATGAAGAACAATTTTACGAACGAGGGAGGGTATAAAAAAATAAGATTCCTCAAAAATACAACAGGCTTGTGGCTTTTAGAGGAGTGTAACAAACTGTGGAAAAAAGATTACGAAACAATCATAAGGGCAGCAGAAAATGCACCGAAATTTCAGGCATTCTTAGATCCAGATAGTCAGATGTTTTTGTATCCAGGGAATATGCTTAGAAAGATGGAAACTTATCTTAGAAAGACTGATCAAAGGATAATCGAAGGAATCGGAGAAATCTCTCGGCTCATTTTCGAGTCATTGGCGTTCAATTGCAGATGGATTGTCGAACAAGTGGAAGAGCTAGTTGGGAAAGAATACGACAGAATCCACGTGGTAGGAGGTGCTGTGAGAAACGAGCTTTTGATGAGTTTTATAGCAAGTGCAACCGGAAAGATTGTAATTGCTGGACCTATTGATGCTACTCCTATTGGAAACGCTCTCGTCCAATTCATCGCTACGGGTAAAATAGAAGATCTCGACGAAGCAAGAGAAATTGTAAGGAGGTCGTTCAAACTGAAAACGTTTGAACCGAGAGACACGGAGGAATGGGACGAAAAATACGAAAAGTGGCGAAAGTACAAGTCGAACCCTGAAGAAGTTCTATAA
- a CDS encoding DeoR/GlpR family DNA-binding transcription regulator, protein MREKRLKKILEIIESQDFVSMRDLQKELGVSMITVRRDVAELVKENLVKKVHGGIKRVSYFEKESDFMKRLHVNREAKERIAELALNFVEDNDIIFLDASTTLYVFARYLALSKKRVHVITNSIPIAMELSKNPNVSVFLLMGKVNPESMSVEGALTIESGKRMSVKKAFVSCRGVTAKEGTYEINTMEMGIKSVFIERSEEVYVLADSSKIGKRSLIHLLPTERIDCLITEKKPIEDQYRLFVEKGVKMVF, encoded by the coding sequence ATGAGAGAAAAACGATTGAAAAAAATTCTTGAGATAATCGAAAGTCAAGATTTTGTAAGTATGAGAGATCTACAAAAAGAACTCGGTGTTTCCATGATTACGGTGAGAAGAGATGTTGCAGAATTAGTCAAAGAAAATCTGGTGAAAAAAGTGCATGGAGGGATAAAAAGAGTAAGTTATTTCGAAAAAGAATCTGATTTTATGAAACGCCTTCATGTAAACCGAGAGGCAAAGGAAAGGATTGCAGAACTAGCTTTAAATTTCGTTGAAGATAACGATATCATCTTCCTTGACGCAAGTACGACTCTTTACGTATTTGCAAGATATCTCGCCCTATCTAAAAAGCGTGTTCATGTTATTACCAACAGTATCCCCATTGCTATGGAACTTTCAAAAAATCCCAATGTGAGTGTCTTTCTTCTCATGGGAAAAGTGAATCCGGAGAGCATGTCGGTGGAGGGAGCTCTAACAATAGAAAGCGGAAAAAGAATGTCTGTGAAGAAAGCTTTTGTCTCCTGTAGAGGTGTAACAGCAAAGGAAGGAACATATGAGATAAACACGATGGAAATGGGAATAAAGAGCGTGTTCATTGAGCGATCAGAAGAAGTTTACGTACTAGCAGATTCCAGCAAAATAGGAAAAAGGTCTTTAATCCATCTCTTGCCGACAGAAAGAATTGATTGTCTGATCACAGAGAAGAAACCTATAGAGGATCAATATAGATTGTTCGTAGAAAAAGGAGTAAAAATGGTATTTTGA
- a CDS encoding TrkA family potassium uptake protein, producing MGKNILILVFMITFVFIFGTVAFHLTEGWGLFESFYFTLITVSTVGYSLPEAISQAGKVVSAILIGAGVTIVLYGFTSITSLIVEGHVGRYFKNRRLKRMIGKLTDHFIVVGAGRTGRHTTLEIMKAKKPFVVIDTSEEAIAKLEDFLGAEFPYVLGDAAEEEILLRAGVDRAKSLIVTLPDDAKNTFVVLTAKSLNPNLEIVSRVSDLKALSKLVYAGADKVIATSELAGIRLAQMALNPKTISFLDILSFGEESFRIEEVLIPNNSPVANKTLGEINLGKRVGAIVIAIRRGNDVIFNPTGDTKILEGDRLMVVGKNEHFEKIHNLIEEG from the coding sequence ATGGGGAAAAACATTTTGATACTTGTTTTTATGATAACTTTTGTATTCATATTTGGAACTGTGGCGTTTCATTTAACAGAAGGATGGGGACTTTTTGAATCCTTTTATTTCACGTTGATAACAGTGTCTACTGTTGGATACTCGCTTCCGGAAGCTATTTCCCAGGCTGGCAAAGTGGTCTCTGCTATTCTCATCGGTGCCGGTGTGACGATCGTACTGTACGGTTTCACTTCGATCACATCTTTGATCGTCGAAGGGCATGTGGGACGGTATTTTAAAAATAGGAGGCTGAAAAGAATGATAGGTAAGTTGACAGACCACTTCATAGTGGTTGGAGCTGGGAGGACGGGTAGACACACAACACTCGAAATCATGAAAGCAAAAAAGCCGTTTGTTGTCATAGATACGTCCGAAGAGGCTATTGCCAAGCTCGAAGATTTTCTTGGAGCGGAATTTCCTTATGTTTTGGGTGATGCTGCAGAAGAGGAAATCCTTCTAAGAGCTGGTGTAGACAGAGCAAAATCTCTAATAGTTACTCTTCCAGACGATGCGAAGAACACGTTTGTGGTTCTCACCGCAAAATCTTTGAATCCAAATCTCGAGATCGTTTCGAGGGTTTCTGACTTGAAAGCCTTAAGTAAACTCGTGTATGCGGGAGCGGACAAGGTAATCGCCACTTCGGAACTTGCAGGTATTCGATTGGCTCAGATGGCGCTTAATCCGAAAACTATCAGCTTTTTGGATATTCTGTCCTTCGGTGAAGAATCCTTCAGAATAGAAGAAGTTTTGATACCCAATAACAGTCCCGTTGCTAACAAAACTTTGGGAGAAATAAATCTTGGGAAAAGAGTGGGGGCCATTGTCATTGCCATTAGAAGAGGAAACGATGTCATATTCAACCCAACCGGCGATACAAAAATTCTGGAAGGAGATAGACTCATGGTAGTGGGAAAGAACGAGCATTTCGAAAAGATCCATAACTTGATAGAGGAGGGATAA
- a CDS encoding stage V sporulation protein S: protein MEVLKVSSKSDPNKVAGAIAGVVREHGRAEIQAIGAGAVNQAVKAIAIARGYLAPSGIDLVFVPAFTDVEIENERRTAIKFIVFPKS, encoded by the coding sequence ATGGAAGTTTTGAAAGTATCATCGAAGTCTGATCCCAACAAAGTTGCGGGAGCGATTGCAGGTGTGGTGAGGGAACACGGAAGAGCGGAGATTCAAGCAATTGGAGCGGGAGCAGTGAACCAAGCGGTGAAAGCCATCGCCATTGCGAGGGGGTATCTTGCTCCAAGCGGGATTGATCTTGTCTTCGTTCCTGCTTTCACAGACGTTGAGATTGAAAACGAAAGAAGAACTGCCATCAAATTTATAGTCTTTCCGAAAAGCTGA
- a CDS encoding OmpH family outer membrane protein produces the protein MKKFFLPLVLVGILLTTLLISQSSTGSSLRVAYVDIKKVTESYYKWQELNEKYKRDFSFYQNKLKEMEEELKKMQEENRPQEEILAKQKEILSKKTEYENLLKSEYQPKIQEIMNEVFEKIREYANVMGYDLVFNKQVITLGESVPVIVFGKPVFDITEQLIAYMNQK, from the coding sequence ATGAAAAAATTCTTTTTGCCACTCGTATTGGTAGGGATTCTTCTTACAACACTCCTCATTTCCCAAAGTTCTACTGGTTCTTCTCTGAGAGTAGCATACGTTGATATTAAGAAAGTAACGGAAAGTTATTACAAATGGCAAGAGTTAAACGAGAAATACAAGAGAGACTTTTCTTTTTATCAAAACAAGTTGAAAGAAATGGAAGAAGAGTTGAAAAAGATGCAAGAAGAAAACAGACCTCAGGAGGAGATTCTGGCGAAACAGAAGGAAATCCTCTCCAAAAAAACGGAGTACGAAAATCTTCTCAAATCGGAGTATCAACCCAAGATTCAAGAGATAATGAATGAGGTATTCGAGAAGATTCGAGAATACGCAAATGTGATGGGGTACGACCTTGTTTTCAACAAACAGGTTATTACTCTTGGTGAATCTGTTCCAGTTATTGTCTTTGGTAAACCTGTTTTTGACATAACAGAACAGCTGATTGCATATATGAATCAAAAATGA
- a CDS encoding ComEA family DNA-binding protein: MKIKQSHHRIALLLVLAFFIILGIVTDKESIPADKKVDSQKLIPFPIDLNSASIEELTSIPGIGPVKAQRIVEYRETHGGFSSVKDLINVSGIGEKTLDKISKYITVKGVEQLSKNTVTKLNINTATSEELERLPYIGEVKAKAILEYREKHGPFSSPEELLNVPGIGEKILERIRGKITF; encoded by the coding sequence TTGAAGATAAAACAATCCCATCACAGAATAGCTTTACTGTTGGTCTTGGCCTTCTTTATTATCCTGGGGATAGTGACTGACAAAGAGAGTATCCCTGCTGACAAAAAGGTTGATTCTCAAAAACTCATACCTTTCCCTATAGATTTAAACAGTGCCTCCATCGAGGAACTTACTTCTATACCAGGTATAGGTCCTGTGAAAGCACAACGTATAGTTGAATATAGAGAAACACACGGTGGTTTTTCCAGCGTGAAGGATCTCATTAACGTTTCTGGCATTGGAGAAAAAACACTGGATAAAATATCAAAGTACATCACCGTCAAAGGAGTTGAACAACTCTCTAAAAACACAGTCACAAAACTGAACATCAACACAGCCACTTCTGAGGAGTTGGAGAGGCTTCCTTACATCGGTGAAGTAAAAGCAAAGGCTATTCTTGAGTACAGAGAAAAGCACGGTCCTTTCTCTTCTCCCGAAGAACTTTTGAATGTACCAGGTATCGGTGAGAAAATTTTAGAAAGAATAAGAGGAAAAATCACATTCTGA
- a CDS encoding 7-cyano-7-deazaguanine synthase: protein MLEDIKNTVKEGKLYVAFSGGKDSSLVAVLAKMALGPERVELVTVDWGPYTYEKSREIVRKFAQENGLKHTFIPSNGLQEKVWRFGPSCNACTRDVKTRLVKTYAGNHLVASGANASDSWGKTGLKIFDGVYSPLYRIGKPEINAMIGHLGINVKKIGESAGREGCKLKHLLKMLINPNYHGKAVSSTNEILLDILEKHGIKPKLANVKIVGPLSKNIALVNVKPSPPKRIMDEIIEKLSKEKVVDKVDIVDRPLKLVVLANPSIYRNEEARKWIKEGRLQPEFAFPIVEIEWRESRNNKLRTFQVIDYSKE from the coding sequence ATCTTGGAAGACATAAAAAACACCGTGAAAGAGGGGAAGCTTTATGTAGCTTTTTCAGGAGGTAAGGACAGTTCGTTAGTTGCAGTCTTAGCGAAAATGGCCCTTGGTCCTGAAAGAGTTGAACTTGTCACTGTCGATTGGGGACCTTACACTTACGAAAAATCTCGTGAGATTGTTAGAAAGTTTGCACAGGAAAACGGATTGAAACATACCTTTATTCCCTCTAATGGCCTTCAAGAAAAGGTTTGGAGGTTCGGGCCTTCCTGTAATGCCTGTACTAGAGATGTAAAGACACGGCTTGTAAAAACATACGCAGGTAACCACCTTGTCGCAAGCGGTGCAAACGCATCTGACAGTTGGGGAAAAACAGGGTTGAAAATTTTCGATGGGGTGTATTCCCCTCTTTATAGAATTGGAAAGCCTGAAATAAACGCAATGATAGGACACCTTGGTATAAACGTGAAAAAAATAGGAGAATCAGCTGGGAGAGAAGGTTGCAAACTAAAGCATCTTCTGAAGATGCTCATAAATCCAAATTACCACGGTAAAGCCGTTTCGAGTACGAACGAGATCCTTTTAGATATACTGGAAAAGCACGGTATAAAACCAAAGCTCGCAAACGTGAAAATCGTAGGTCCTCTCTCCAAAAATATCGCTTTAGTGAACGTAAAACCGTCACCTCCAAAAAGGATCATGGATGAGATAATTGAAAAGCTTTCAAAAGAAAAAGTGGTAGACAAAGTGGATATCGTGGATAGGCCCTTGAAACTAGTCGTTCTCGCAAATCCTTCCATTTATCGGAACGAAGAAGCAAGGAAATGGATTAAAGAAGGAAGGCTTCAGCCGGAATTCGCTTTTCCTATAGTAGAAATAGAATGGAGAGAATCAAGAAATAACAAGTTGAGAACCTTCCAGGTGATCGATTATTCAAAGGAGTGA
- the lptB gene encoding LPS export ABC transporter ATP-binding protein, with translation MTEVLKCVDLRKKFGKRVVVDRVNFEFRRGEVVGLLGPNGAGKTTIFNMILGVVVPSSGKIFFRNIDITKLPVYRRARLGITYLQQETSVFGGLTVRENIDLVLRFHEKNRERREKKIEELLHEFHLKPLEDQPASFLSGGEKRKLELARMMCLNPSFVLLDEPFSGIDPKTVKEIQKMALELKHKNFGVVITDHNVDELAEVSDRIYVIHKGQILAEGEPEKVLENELVKEVYLGS, from the coding sequence ATGACAGAGGTTTTGAAATGTGTTGATCTGAGAAAGAAATTCGGAAAAAGAGTTGTTGTCGACCGAGTGAATTTCGAGTTTCGCAGGGGAGAAGTGGTTGGGCTTCTCGGACCGAACGGTGCCGGAAAGACGACCATCTTTAACATGATACTTGGTGTTGTTGTACCTTCCTCTGGAAAGATCTTTTTCAGGAATATAGACATAACGAAACTACCGGTTTACAGGAGAGCGAGGCTTGGAATAACATATTTGCAACAGGAAACTTCTGTATTTGGAGGACTCACTGTCAGAGAAAATATAGACCTCGTTCTCCGGTTCCATGAAAAAAACAGAGAGAGAAGAGAAAAGAAGATAGAAGAACTTTTACACGAGTTTCACTTGAAACCCTTGGAAGATCAACCGGCGAGTTTTCTATCTGGTGGAGAGAAAAGAAAATTGGAGCTCGCAAGAATGATGTGTTTGAATCCTTCCTTTGTTCTTTTAGATGAACCGTTCAGTGGAATAGATCCCAAGACGGTTAAAGAGATCCAGAAAATGGCTTTAGAGTTGAAGCACAAAAATTTCGGTGTTGTCATCACAGATCACAATGTAGATGAGCTCGCAGAGGTTTCGGATAGAATATACGTGATACACAAAGGACAAATTCTTGCGGAAGGAGAACCTGAAAAAGTTCTCGAAAACGAACTGGTAAAGGAGGTGTATTTGGGATCTTGA
- the cutA gene encoding divalent-cation tolerance protein CutA, which yields MIIVYSTFPNEESAIEVGKKLLERRLIACFNVFELRSGYRWEGKIVEDREWAIIFKTTEEKESTLYEEIKKLHPYEVPAIFTLRIENVLPEYLIWLKKEVEDPQ from the coding sequence GTGATAATCGTTTATTCAACGTTTCCAAACGAAGAATCTGCTATTGAAGTGGGAAAGAAGCTTCTGGAGAGAAGATTAATCGCTTGTTTCAATGTTTTCGAACTAAGATCTGGATATCGTTGGGAAGGGAAGATTGTAGAAGACAGAGAGTGGGCGATCATTTTCAAAACTACAGAAGAAAAAGAAAGCACTCTTTACGAAGAAATCAAGAAACTCCATCCTTATGAGGTACCTGCGATTTTCACTTTGAGAATCGAAAACGTGCTTCCAGAGTATCTAATTTGGCTCAAGAAAGAGGTAGAAGATCCTCAATGA
- a CDS encoding glycoside hydrolase family 2 TIM barrel-domain containing protein has protein sequence MLRPKSNSMRMVLCLDGIWTLKVNNEERPIAVPGSWNEQYQDLCYEEGPLVYSTDFFVPEKFVDKHIRLYFGAVNTDCVIFINGEKVKENHIGYLPFEVDITGKVRKGKNELKVVVENHLKMGGFPSKIPEEGTHTVGFLGSFPAANFDFFPYGGIIRPVMMEFTEHSRIVDVWVDTSESNMEEKLGKVKVKVMVSEEAMGEEMKITFGGIEKKVKLINTHLEEEFTLRDVKFWSPKVPHLYPLKLEIMEKDEYELEIGIRVISWDEKRLYLNGKPIFLKGFGKHEEFPVLGQGTFYPLMVKDFNLLKWINANSFRTSHYPYSEEWLDLADRLGVLVIDEAPHVGITRHHYNTKTQNLAVENLKRIIDRDKNHPSVIMWSVANEPESNYPEADKFFKMLYKTAKNLDRTRPVVMVSMMDTPDERTRDVALRHFDIICVNRYYGWYVHQGRIEEGLKALEKDLDELYKRHKKPIFITEFGADAIAGFHYDPPQMFSEEYQAELIKKTVELLMRKDYIIGAHPWAFADFKTPQNVRRPILNHKGVFTRDRQPKLSAHVLRKLWSNS, from the coding sequence GTGCTGAGGCCAAAGAGTAACTCGATGAGGATGGTTCTGTGCTTGGATGGGATATGGACTCTCAAAGTAAACAACGAAGAGAGGCCAATAGCGGTCCCTGGAAGTTGGAATGAACAATACCAAGATTTGTGCTATGAAGAAGGCCCTCTTGTTTACAGCACCGATTTCTTTGTTCCGGAGAAATTCGTTGATAAACATATCAGGCTCTACTTTGGGGCGGTGAACACGGACTGTGTGATTTTTATCAATGGGGAGAAAGTGAAAGAAAATCACATTGGATATCTCCCTTTCGAAGTTGACATAACTGGAAAAGTAAGAAAGGGAAAAAACGAACTGAAGGTGGTTGTCGAAAACCATTTGAAAATGGGTGGTTTCCCTTCGAAGATTCCAGAGGAGGGTACACATACTGTTGGATTTCTCGGAAGTTTTCCGGCTGCGAACTTCGACTTTTTTCCGTATGGTGGAATCATAAGGCCCGTGATGATGGAGTTCACAGAACATTCTAGGATAGTAGATGTGTGGGTGGATACATCCGAATCCAACATGGAGGAAAAATTGGGAAAGGTGAAAGTAAAAGTGATGGTCTCAGAGGAAGCTATGGGTGAAGAGATGAAGATCACGTTTGGGGGTATAGAAAAAAAGGTAAAGCTTATCAATACACACCTTGAAGAAGAATTCACTTTGAGAGATGTCAAGTTTTGGAGTCCAAAGGTTCCGCATCTCTATCCACTCAAATTAGAAATAATGGAGAAAGACGAATACGAACTGGAAATTGGAATCAGAGTGATAAGTTGGGACGAGAAAAGACTCTACTTGAATGGGAAACCAATCTTTCTTAAGGGATTTGGAAAGCACGAAGAATTTCCCGTTTTGGGGCAGGGAACGTTCTATCCACTCATGGTGAAGGATTTCAATCTTCTGAAATGGATAAACGCGAACTCTTTCAGAACATCACATTATCCTTATAGCGAAGAATGGTTGGATCTTGCAGATAGGTTGGGTGTGCTTGTGATAGATGAAGCTCCTCACGTTGGGATAACGAGGCATCATTACAATACAAAAACCCAGAATTTGGCCGTTGAAAATCTGAAAAGAATAATAGACAGAGACAAGAACCACCCCAGTGTGATCATGTGGAGCGTTGCAAACGAACCGGAATCAAACTATCCTGAAGCGGATAAATTTTTCAAGATGCTCTACAAAACAGCAAAAAACCTTGACAGAACTCGCCCGGTGGTTATGGTGAGTATGATGGATACACCTGATGAAAGGACGAGAGACGTTGCCTTGAGACATTTTGACATAATCTGTGTGAATAGATATTATGGGTGGTATGTGCATCAAGGAAGAATAGAGGAAGGATTGAAAGCACTAGAAAAAGATTTGGATGAACTTTACAAAAGACATAAAAAACCGATCTTTATAACGGAGTTCGGTGCAGACGCTATAGCAGGATTCCATTACGACCCGCCCCAAATGTTTTCCGAAGAATATCAAGCGGAACTCATCAAGAAAACCGTGGAACTACTCATGAGAAAAGATTACATCATAGGAGCACATCCTTGGGCTTTCGCGGATTTCAAAACTCCCCAGAACGTAAGAAGACCTATTTTGAATCACAAAGGTGTGTTCACAAGGGATAGACAACCCAAATTATCTGCACACGTTTTGAGGAAACTGTGGTCCAACAGTTGA
- a CDS encoding TIGR00725 family protein, which produces MKKIGVIGYSGPIDKPPVLELKDLCLELGKRLARKGYVIFNGGRDGVMELVSRGAHEERGTVIGILPYKDHGNSYLSVAVRTGLDFQMRSFILLRNVDVVVSIGGEIGTAIEILGAYAMGKPVVLFRGTGGWTDRFSQVLIDGKYLDNRKIVEVFQAWTLDETLEIIEDLLPLS; this is translated from the coding sequence TTGAAAAAAATTGGTGTGATAGGGTATTCAGGCCCGATTGACAAACCACCCGTTCTTGAACTCAAAGATCTCTGCTTAGAACTCGGGAAGAGGTTAGCCCGAAAGGGCTATGTGATTTTCAACGGGGGAAGAGATGGGGTTATGGAACTCGTGTCACGTGGCGCTCATGAAGAGAGAGGAACTGTTATTGGTATACTTCCTTACAAGGATCATGGAAATTCTTATCTTTCTGTTGCTGTGAGAACTGGCCTTGATTTTCAAATGAGGTCTTTCATACTTTTGAGAAACGTTGATGTGGTGGTTTCTATCGGTGGTGAGATAGGAACCGCGATAGAGATACTAGGAGCATATGCCATGGGCAAACCTGTGGTATTGTTCAGAGGTACAGGTGGTTGGACTGACAGATTTTCTCAAGTTTTGATAGATGGAAAATATCTTGATAACAGAAAGATAGTAGAGGTTTTTCAAGCATGGACTCTGGATGAAACTCTAGAAATCATTGAGGATCTTCTACCTCTTTCTTGA
- a CDS encoding MFS transporter: MYINVMLLKEINLNYLQISVLNAVGMFVGTLFQPFWGKLGDKYGFQYFLKLCLWIHATIILLWALIPNSFLYIFFLQVLIDVFVVAGTIQLIFYTLMYNAPQSLRSEAFSVFNSLSNISLFLGALVSRIIVSGFENMNLPFGISSIRLAMLISFLLRIWSAFRISRVDFGTPKETTLVQIVKESFFTVVVLWLKDKLNTLNIFKRKR, from the coding sequence GTGTACATAAACGTGATGCTTTTGAAGGAGATAAATCTCAACTATCTTCAGATAAGTGTTTTAAATGCTGTTGGTATGTTTGTCGGGACACTATTCCAACCGTTTTGGGGGAAACTAGGCGACAAATATGGATTTCAGTATTTTCTGAAATTGTGTCTTTGGATCCATGCAACGATCATTCTACTTTGGGCTCTCATACCTAACTCTTTTCTTTATATCTTTTTCTTGCAAGTATTAATAGATGTATTCGTGGTAGCTGGTACCATCCAGCTCATTTTCTACACACTCATGTACAACGCTCCACAATCTCTGAGATCAGAGGCCTTTTCTGTCTTCAACAGTCTATCCAATATTTCTCTATTCTTAGGGGCGTTGGTTTCTAGAATAATCGTCTCTGGCTTCGAAAATATGAATCTTCCGTTTGGGATTTCCTCTATAAGGCTCGCGATGTTGATATCTTTCCTTTTGAGAATCTGGTCTGCATTCAGGATATCCAGAGTGGACTTTGGAACACCCAAAGAAACAACTTTAGTTCAAATTGTTAAAGAATCTTTTTTCACGGTTGTCGTCCTTTGGTTGAAAGACAAATTGAACACTTTGAACATTTTCAAAAGAAAACGTTGA
- the rhaD gene encoding rhamnulose-1-phosphate aldolase, protein MKETIRAIQKVAYWLAIKGLSEANAGNISVRIDEVPNGLEVKSVEEYGFDYNGPEMFILVTATGSRMREIYEDDSKICLVHVLPGKTYEILHGEGKPTSEFPTHLMIHARFKEAGSKKKAIVHTHPLNLLTLMNLSDFHELIPKMMKIHPEVLIFFQNGISVVEFERPGSVELGLKTVEKSEGKDAVLWDKHGVVAFGRDVAEAYDKIEILEKAADILLKILSLGRDPTGVPGGWL, encoded by the coding sequence ATGAAAGAAACAATACGGGCAATCCAAAAGGTAGCGTATTGGCTTGCTATAAAAGGCCTTTCTGAAGCGAACGCTGGAAACATTTCGGTACGAATAGACGAAGTTCCCAATGGATTGGAAGTGAAATCCGTAGAAGAGTACGGTTTCGATTACAACGGCCCTGAAATGTTTATCCTTGTAACAGCCACAGGCTCCAGGATGAGAGAAATTTATGAGGATGATAGCAAGATCTGTCTTGTGCACGTTCTTCCCGGTAAAACTTACGAAATTCTTCACGGTGAAGGAAAACCAACGAGTGAATTTCCTACCCATCTCATGATTCATGCGCGGTTCAAGGAAGCCGGCTCAAAGAAAAAGGCCATCGTTCACACTCATCCGTTGAATCTTCTTACGTTGATGAATCTTTCTGATTTTCACGAACTTATCCCGAAAATGATGAAAATACACCCAGAAGTGTTGATTTTCTTCCAAAACGGTATCTCTGTTGTCGAGTTTGAGAGGCCTGGAAGCGTAGAACTCGGTTTGAAAACGGTCGAAAAGTCTGAGGGAAAGGATGCTGTTTTATGGGATAAACACGGAGTAGTGGCTTTTGGAAGAGATGTTGCGGAAGCCTATGATAAAATAGAAATTCTCGAGAAAGCGGCAGATATTTTACTGAAAATTTTGAGCCTTGGGCGTGATCCTACAGGCGTTCCGGGGGGATGGTTATGA